In one window of Corynebacterium incognita DNA:
- a CDS encoding methylenetetrahydrofolate reductase — protein sequence MAPRISASAPLDELPQPAPQQQRVGLSFEVMPPRQDHPDELLSVLESYGPDYVAVTSSRRSGWLEGTANFISEISASSSMRPLAHLACSAGSEAELRHWTERLIDAGVRGFLALRGDLVPQPGYLQHADALVRLIRQVEGEQVSRLAAGRLAVAVACYPNGHEESKTPSEDFEVLLAKQRLGADLALSQLFFEAEDFLRFRARADLFGIRIPLVPGVMPITSLRRLQRMSELTGLAVPRDVGKRMEAVEGTAREYDVGLELTAQLVRRLVRSGVTGIHLYTFNNPQVVQDVLQRVDI from the coding sequence ATGGCCCCACGGATAAGCGCTTCGGCACCTTTGGACGAGTTGCCACAGCCCGCGCCACAACAGCAACGCGTCGGACTGTCGTTTGAAGTCATGCCGCCGCGACAAGACCACCCGGACGAGCTGTTGTCGGTATTGGAGTCATACGGCCCTGACTACGTGGCGGTGACCTCGTCGCGGCGTTCCGGTTGGTTGGAGGGAACGGCCAACTTCATCAGTGAGATTTCGGCGTCGTCGTCCATGCGGCCGCTCGCGCACCTTGCCTGTTCGGCGGGTTCCGAGGCGGAACTCCGGCATTGGACTGAGCGGCTTATCGATGCTGGTGTCCGCGGCTTCTTGGCGCTGCGGGGAGACTTGGTGCCGCAGCCGGGGTACTTACAGCATGCGGACGCGTTAGTACGGCTGATTAGGCAGGTGGAGGGCGAGCAGGTGTCGCGGCTGGCGGCGGGCAGGCTTGCGGTTGCGGTGGCGTGTTACCCCAATGGCCACGAGGAATCAAAGACCCCGTCAGAGGACTTCGAGGTCCTGCTGGCCAAACAGCGGCTGGGGGCCGACCTCGCGCTGAGCCAACTCTTCTTTGAGGCCGAGGACTTCCTACGGTTCCGTGCCCGCGCGGATCTTTTTGGCATTCGTATTCCGCTGGTGCCCGGGGTCATGCCGATAACAAGTCTTCGCCGGCTCCAGCGAATGAGTGAGTTGACGGGCCTGGCGGTTCCACGGGACGTCGGAAAGCGAATGGAGGCCGTGGAAGGCACCGCGCGCGAGTACGACGTCGGCCTGGAGCTGACAGCGCAGCTGGTGCGCAGGCTGGTCCGCTCCGGGGTCACTGGCATTCACCTTTACACATTTAACAATCCGCAGGTCGTCCAGGACGTGCTGCAGCGGGTAGACATCTAG